A genomic segment from Desulfonatronum lacustre DSM 10312 encodes:
- a CDS encoding metallophosphoesterase family protein, with translation MSRLVGVISDTHGLLRPSALAALQGCDLILHAGDVCGPEIIAALQGVQRTVFVRGNMDRPASGSPMPKTEAVEFAGKRFYVLHDLYELDLDPRAAGVDAVIHGHTHTPDITYKDDVLYLNPGSIGPKRFTLPVSMAVIRVKDDAMHPELITLPE, from the coding sequence ATGAGTCGACTCGTCGGCGTGATATCGGACACCCACGGCCTGCTGCGCCCCAGCGCCCTGGCCGCACTGCAAGGCTGCGACCTGATCCTCCATGCCGGAGATGTCTGCGGCCCGGAGATCATCGCCGCCCTGCAGGGCGTCCAGCGCACCGTGTTCGTCCGGGGCAACATGGACCGGCCCGCTTCGGGCAGCCCGATGCCCAAAACCGAGGCGGTGGAATTCGCCGGAAAGCGCTTTTACGTGCTCCACGACCTGTACGAACTGGACCTGGACCCCAGGGCCGCGGGCGTGGACGCCGTCATCCACGGCCATACTCACACCCCGGACATCACCTACAAGGACGACGTGCTCTATCTCAATCCGGGCAGCATCGGGCCGAAGCGCTTCACCTTGCCGGTTTCCATGGCCGTCATCCGTGTCAAGGATGACGCCATGCATCCGGAACTGATCACGTTGCCGGAGTAA
- the selB gene encoding selenocysteine-specific translation elongation factor has product MAIIMGTAGHIDHGKTSLVKALTGIDCDRLQEEKKRGITIELGFAFLDLPGDVRLGVVDMPGHERFVKNMVAGAAGIDFVLLVIAADEGVMPQTREHLEICTLLGIRRGLVALTKVDMVEEEWLELVQEDVRAFLEPTFLAEAPLMPVSAHKGIGLDDLRLEIAGLAGEFHREPRSDVFRLPVDRIFTMRGHGTVATGTLISGTLKVGDDLEIAPRGLKSKARGLQVHGDSPERAEVGQRTAVNLHGLEVEDLERGMVLTHPGTLFPSTTWDLELTCLPSTPKALKHRTQIHFHHGTREILARIYFLDRDKLEPGETAMTQVRFEEPMVGMYGDRCVLRSFSPLRTVAGGKLVNPLGRKVKRHSATVGRLGELAGAQGDQRILLQLELAGLSGLTFGQLRAVTCLETKELEKQLQLLGGRQEAFLFEREDRTYVHGRLAQELGAGIVEHVGEFHRKEPMKQGVSRGALASGWGRKLHPKLFHFVLERTLKQGALAADGDLFRLPGHKVSLASDQAKLRETILQAYDRGGLTPPNVKDVLAPLNLEMKEAAPVFRLLQEQGELVKVKEDMFFTAQALERIREMVRGFFRDNPEMEPSDFRTVTGLSRKFSIPLLEYLDKEKMTVRVGDKRRLRS; this is encoded by the coding sequence ATGGCGATCATCATGGGCACCGCGGGCCACATCGATCACGGCAAGACCAGTCTGGTCAAGGCTCTGACCGGTATCGACTGCGACCGACTGCAGGAGGAGAAGAAGCGCGGCATTACCATCGAACTGGGCTTTGCGTTTCTGGATCTGCCCGGCGATGTCCGTCTGGGCGTGGTGGACATGCCCGGTCACGAGCGGTTCGTGAAGAACATGGTGGCCGGGGCCGCGGGGATCGACTTCGTGTTGCTGGTGATCGCCGCGGACGAAGGCGTGATGCCTCAGACCCGGGAACACCTGGAAATCTGCACGCTGCTGGGCATCCGACGCGGATTGGTGGCCCTGACCAAGGTGGACATGGTGGAGGAAGAATGGCTGGAATTGGTCCAGGAGGACGTGCGCGCTTTTTTGGAACCCACGTTTTTGGCCGAGGCCCCGTTGATGCCGGTTTCCGCGCACAAGGGGATCGGGCTGGACGATCTGCGGCTGGAAATCGCGGGGCTGGCCGGAGAGTTTCACCGGGAGCCCCGTTCGGACGTGTTCCGGCTGCCCGTGGACCGGATCTTCACCATGCGCGGTCACGGCACCGTGGCCACGGGGACCTTGATTTCCGGGACCCTCAAAGTGGGCGACGACCTGGAGATCGCGCCCAGGGGCCTGAAAAGCAAGGCCCGCGGCCTGCAAGTCCATGGCGACTCCCCGGAACGGGCCGAGGTGGGCCAGCGCACGGCGGTGAACCTGCACGGCCTGGAGGTGGAAGACCTGGAGCGGGGCATGGTCCTGACTCATCCCGGCACTCTGTTTCCCAGCACCACCTGGGACCTGGAGCTGACCTGCCTGCCTTCCACGCCAAAGGCCCTGAAACACCGCACTCAGATCCACTTTCACCACGGCACCCGGGAAATCCTGGCTCGGATCTACTTTTTGGACCGAGACAAGCTGGAACCGGGCGAGACGGCCATGACCCAGGTCCGGTTCGAGGAGCCCATGGTCGGGATGTACGGGGACCGCTGCGTACTGCGCTCGTTCTCGCCGCTACGCACCGTGGCCGGCGGCAAGCTGGTCAATCCCCTGGGCCGCAAGGTCAAGCGCCATTCGGCGACCGTTGGTCGGCTGGGAGAACTGGCCGGGGCTCAGGGAGATCAACGCATCCTGCTCCAGCTCGAACTGGCCGGATTGTCCGGACTGACGTTCGGCCAACTGCGGGCCGTGACCTGCCTGGAAACCAAGGAACTGGAGAAGCAGCTTCAACTCTTGGGCGGTAGGCAAGAGGCCTTTCTGTTCGAGCGGGAAGACCGGACCTATGTCCATGGTCGGCTGGCCCAGGAACTCGGCGCGGGCATCGTGGAGCATGTCGGGGAATTTCACCGCAAGGAGCCCATGAAGCAGGGCGTTTCCCGCGGAGCCCTGGCCTCGGGCTGGGGACGGAAACTGCACCCCAAGCTGTTCCATTTTGTCCTGGAGCGGACCCTGAAGCAGGGTGCCTTGGCCGCGGACGGCGACCTGTTCCGCCTCCCCGGCCACAAGGTATCCCTGGCCTCGGATCAGGCCAAGCTGCGCGAGACGATTCTGCAAGCCTACGACCGGGGCGGCCTGACCCCGCCCAACGTCAAGGACGTCCTGGCCCCCTTAAACCTGGAAATGAAGGAGGCCGCCCCGGTCTTCCGTCTGCTTCAGGAGCAGGGCGAGTTGGTCAAGGTCAAGGAGGACATGTTCTTCACCGCCCAGGCCCTGGAGCGGATCAGGGAGATGGTCAGGGGCTTTTTCCGCGACAACCCGGAAATGGAACCCTCGGATTTTCGAACCGTCACCGGCCTGTCCCGCAAATTCTCCATCCCGCTGTTGGAGTATTTGGACAAGGAGAAGATGACCGTGCGGGTAGGGGACAAGCGGCGGTTGCGGTCCTGA
- a CDS encoding PAS domain S-box protein — MFADAAGGVLSVGQGGVEDSSRESAGGTFWDILKLPVRSLEQALERFPPGRVHEVHAPGGKGTFALRIIALPGCPSPLESQPRPDIHAGPSAESGPPPRPASASTRPAYVIIATDNRPIVQLREIYKERIGENIQALENSIHLFGAMFDGVQDAMLLLAQDRVVHAANPRAAKLLDPRGDGLVGRSVTTLFQVEDREVIAEKLARIKDGGRWTSRRTCLRPDGDTLPVEVALWRIDLQGFTLYHMVLRDLTAQALLEKGLRRKRAEVEGMSLALRNVVRSTEKEKEQVREAMLREVRAAILPAVERMAREESPELRSALKVMIEERITAFSESGSADGLNAQTDASANLLLKLTPREIEVCRLIRMGAGTQQVAELLNTSFDTIQTHRKNIRRKLALKGRRVSLSSFLQQHNFFE; from the coding sequence TTGTTCGCGGACGCCGCTGGCGGAGTTTTGAGTGTTGGTCAGGGCGGAGTGGAGGACTCGTCGCGTGAAAGTGCCGGCGGAACGTTCTGGGATATTCTCAAGCTACCGGTTCGGAGTCTGGAGCAGGCCTTGGAGCGATTCCCGCCCGGACGGGTGCACGAGGTTCATGCGCCGGGCGGGAAGGGGACGTTTGCGTTGCGGATTATTGCTTTGCCCGGTTGTCCGTCACCCCTCGAATCACAGCCTCGACCCGACATCCATGCCGGGCCCTCCGCGGAGTCCGGCCCGCCCCCTCGCCCTGCTTCCGCGTCCACTCGCCCCGCCTACGTGATCATCGCCACGGACAATCGACCCATCGTCCAGTTACGGGAAATATACAAAGAACGGATCGGGGAGAACATTCAGGCTTTGGAGAACTCGATCCATCTGTTCGGGGCCATGTTCGACGGGGTTCAGGACGCCATGCTGCTTTTGGCTCAGGACCGGGTCGTCCACGCCGCCAATCCCCGGGCCGCGAAATTGCTGGACCCGCGGGGCGACGGGCTTGTCGGGCGTTCGGTGACGACGCTGTTCCAGGTCGAGGACCGGGAAGTGATCGCTGAAAAGTTGGCCCGCATCAAGGACGGGGGACGATGGACGTCTCGTAGGACGTGTCTGCGCCCGGATGGCGACACCCTTCCGGTGGAGGTGGCTCTCTGGCGGATCGATTTGCAGGGCTTCACTCTCTATCACATGGTATTGCGCGACCTGACCGCCCAGGCCCTGCTGGAAAAGGGCCTTCGCCGCAAGCGGGCCGAAGTGGAGGGCATGAGCCTGGCTCTGCGCAACGTGGTCCGCTCCACGGAAAAGGAGAAGGAACAAGTCCGGGAGGCCATGCTCCGGGAGGTCCGGGCCGCGATACTGCCGGCCGTGGAGCGCATGGCCAGGGAGGAATCCCCGGAGCTGCGCAGCGCCCTCAAGGTGATGATCGAGGAACGCATCACCGCCTTTTCCGAGTCCGGTTCCGCCGACGGCCTGAACGCCCAAACCGACGCATCGGCGAATCTCCTGCTCAAGCTCACTCCCCGGGAAATCGAAGTTTGCCGACTGATCCGCATGGGCGCGGGCACCCAGCAGGTGGCCGAGCTGTTGAACACCTCCTTTGACACCATCCAGACCCACCGCAAAAATATCCGCCGCAAGCTGGCCCTCAAGGGGCGCAGGGTTTCTCTTTCCTCCTTCCTCCAACAGCATAACTTTTTTGAATAA